A window of Malania oleifera isolate guangnan ecotype guangnan chromosome 2, ASM2987363v1, whole genome shotgun sequence genomic DNA:
GCTAGGAGCTAGCTAGCTAGCCTCCAATTTACAATGTACATTTTCTGAAATGACAGATCTACCctctagaaaaataataaaggagaacaaatattatatgttatttattGTCGCCTTAATTAATCAATTAttaatggtatatatatatatatatatatatatatatatatatttttgtagtTTGAACTTAGCAAACTTTGACATTTAAGGTTAATTTAGGGATTGAGGTTTGTTTGGATGGGCTTGACAATTAAGGAGATCAGGCGATCTTTGGTGACTCCATTGGATGTACCGATGCCGTCTCCATGTTGAAAGATGCATTGTGCAGTTCGTGCCATGTTTAGGGAAAGTTTCATCGTGACTTTCGGGAGAGAGGTTTTTGCAGTGATCTCCTTATTCATCTTCTTCCATGAGTGGTGTATTAGGGCTTTCACACGTTCTCGTGCCTCTTCTTCTGTTATGCCTTCCTCCATCATGTAGCATTGGATGGATTTTAATACATCTCCTCTCATTATCTCATCCTTCAACATattagaaagtaaaaaaaaaaaaaatgaacatatgAAAATATAAGAGATGATATTCTAATTTATTGGAATCTTTTGCCATGCATGCACACTTTATACTTAGTTCGTAGGAATAATACTCAATTCTCTTATGCTATaattgggagcatgaatttcatatgttatatttgaatttgaatggatttggacaaattttaatataattttattatctattttatataaattcaatacaaatttaaatccaaataCTTTCCAAGCATAGaattaattgattttaaaattctaaGATCAATAGGCTGTGATCATACTCACtagtgtttattttttatttttctctaattaattaatattatttagaTTGATAGATACCCTGTACTTTTCcctgaaaagaataaaaaaataaatatacaaacaaaatcaagccttagtcccactaagtggagtcggctaaataaaaaatatatattttaatttaataataattatccATGGATAGGCACTATGTGCGGGCTCCAAGGCtctctatttttaaattttatttaaaaaaattataaacaaaaCTATAAAATATTTAATAGTATAAGAACATTTTCAAATAGTTGTAGAAAGTTATAAGCGTATTTTAGGACATTTTAAATCATAATTAATTATGAGTATTTATAATGATAAATTTGACATTATGGTAAAAGCATTTTGGATAGTTGTGAATaattaaatgagtattttggaGTAATCATGATAGTTATTTTTTGAAAGATGATACTAAAGGGAGAATTTCTTTTAAGTATAATCCTTTAATTAGCATATCCTTCAaaaatatttgatatttgtgtCTTAAATAATGAATATTCAAATTCGAATTCCATCAGCTAGCAGTAGGACTGAGCActattgcaataataataataaccaagtACCTTAGAAGTTCCCAAATCATCGGAGAGGCGAGTGATGAGAGAGGACCAATAGATTAGGTCAGAGGCGCGATCGCAGGCATGGAGAAAATCCTTTGTCGGGGTGCAACCCTGTAGGAAACGGGCATGGACCATGGCTATAGGACCACCCACCGAAGTCCATGCATTGCTTAAGTACTCTCTCACTGTGGGCTTGTACCCATTGTAAAACCACCTTGCCTCCACTAAATAGGCTCTACACAGATTTGACCACTGCAAAATGTTAATTTGTTCAGCATAAGTTAATTAATTGATAAGAAATAGCtcaatgcatagttgaaaataaatatttgctatTGTAAAAAGAGAAATGTTATCTATTTCAGGGTAATCATGAGAGACTTAATTTTTTCAATAAATGTTAAATGTGTCTTCTCTTGTTTTGTTTTTTCACTTTCGAATTCAAAGTCAATAAGTAAAATTGTcgtaaatatgaaaattaaatgggAGTTTGAGTAGTACTTTTTAGAGTGCCAATGCCGATTCACTTTTTCCACATATCTCTTCTATAATTTAAGAAAAGTTTAGGCAATTTTCATACtaatcaccttttttttttcttcaatcttatttattaatttatacaaatttttataacttttacACATTGTCTTAGCtccctaattttttttcttaaaaacaaaaaaaaaaattaaaatgtaaaaaaaaattaaaataatgtttATAACGTTCTTTGAACtgttcttttttttaaaaaataataataataaatttaaaaatgtgAATCACAGGCAAGTATTAGTATATGCTGACAAAATGCAGAGGAGGTTTAAGGCAGGAAAGTCTGTCATGCTAAAAAATAAATGTTTGATTGTTTGAAATATGCAAGCTGCCATGTTCATTGACATTTGTTTTCAGGTGCCCAATTGCCTTCCTACTGTCGAAATTAAGAATGGGGACAAACGTACCAAAAAGTTAGAACTGAATATCTTTTAGTGGAAGCATCTccttaatttattaaaaatttaaattggaATACTTTCCCCCACTCACATATATGAAGGTCGGCTGCTACCATTGATTAACTCTTCCAACAAATTTAATGTACTGTATTTGCCAAGGAGACTCACCAAATTAACCCCGTGAAAGTAAATAATTAAGAAAGAGAagacagaaaagaaaaaaagaagaagatccgTTGGTTGTATATATGCAAGCCTGAGCTTAATTACCTCTTCCTTGATGTAGGGTTGAATGTTTAGACCATAATCTTTTAGGGCATCATAGACCATTTCATTCCCAAAGTTAAACGTGGCCAAGTAGCATATCTTCATGTACTCTGGCAGCCCCTCCATTGCTTCTATCTCCCACCTGAATTTAATTTTCACCCACGCATAGTAATCAGGAAATTTAGCAGGTTAGCTTCAAGATGATTAGCtgattccatatatatatatgtagatctATACATATTGTTTGAATTTTGATCAAAACTAATTGCAATCTGCAGTTTATTATCAGATCATGTGATAAATACATACCGATCCACAGCATTTGTAAAGCGAACAAGTTCATCCAGCGATCCATATATGTCGTAAACATCGTCAATTGCCGATAATATGCAAACCATTCTAGTGAGGGCTTTTCTGCATTTGGACATATGAGGCTCCAAACAAATCCCAACTGCCCACAAGTAATTTTCCATCAATCTGTCCCGGGAAAAGCTCAGCTTCTCTTTAAAGCCCAAGTCCCTCCACCACCTGATCCATCATTCATCATCAAATCTAGCTAGAACTAACCATAACTCAGTATTGATTAATCTAGTTTCATTCTATATTAACTCTCAATTAATTTACC
This region includes:
- the LOC131149704 gene encoding probable terpene synthase 9 — its product is MEVKAFSLSPLCSLGRSTRPDEVFLGWQVGGRRRSISNQLEQSKLPHVVSTVSKFKGLQADPERRSAHYHPSIWDPKLIDSFTTPFSYELYAIQLENLKEKTRRLLNSSEDHSALLKLVDSMQRLGVDYHFEEEIKGIMELVHSSVITGDDDLYTTALRFRLQRQYGYPVSSDVFDKFRNKDGGFMDSLSHDLKGILSLYEASYLGMPGEDDSLEEAKKFSIKYLKSAVENLECDSIIAKQVQLSLEIPLHWKMPRLEARNFIDIYQRDDTRSSVLLEFAILDYNIVQSVYQKELKELSRWWRDLGFKEKLSFSRDRLMENYLWAVGICLEPHMSKCRKALTRMVCILSAIDDVYDIYGSLDELVRFTNAVDRWEIEAMEGLPEYMKICYLATFNFGNEMVYDALKDYGLNIQPYIKEEWSNLCRAYLVEARWFYNGYKPTVREYLSNAWTSVGGPIAMVHARFLQGCTPTKDFLHACDRASDLIYWSSLITRLSDDLGTSKDEIMRGDVLKSIQCYMMEEGITEEEARERVKALIHHSWKKMNKEITAKTSLPKVTMKLSLNMARTAQCIFQHGDGIGTSNGVTKDRLISLIVKPIQTNLNP